One Cryptomeria japonica chromosome 9, Sugi_1.0, whole genome shotgun sequence genomic window carries:
- the LOC131858244 gene encoding protein DMP3-like — MKQSGGNVKSNEESLIPISSKQTTTTSSSVVNSTLSLASKIAKILPTGILFVFQALSNLLSNSQGCQTSDKYLVGVVVGILGIACFFFSLVDTFTDASTGKVYYGIATIKGLTTGNQIKPSNESEYLKKPIYRRCIRHFLLRWVHLVVS; from the coding sequence ATGAAACAGTCAGGCGGCAATGTCAAGTCTAATGAAGAAAGCTTAATTCCCATTTCTTCAAAACAGACAACGACGACCTCTTCAAGTGTGGTCAATAGCACATTATCTTTGGCATCAAAAATTGCAAAAATATTGCCCACTGGAATTCTGTTTGTGTTTCAGGCTCTTTCTAATCTTCTCTCCAATAGTCAAGGATGCCAAACATCAGATAAGTATTTAGTAGGAGTGGTTGTGGGTATTCTTGGAATAGCATGCTTCTTCTTTTCACTGGTAGACACCTTCACAGATGCCTCCACAGGCAAAGTGTATTATGGAATTGCCACCATTAAAGGGTTAACCACTGGTAATCAAATTAAGCCTTCAAATGAGTCTGAGTATCTGAAGAAGCCAATATACAGAAGGTGTATCAGGCACTTCTTGTTGCGCTGGGTGCACTTAGTGGTGTCATAG